From a region of the Streptomyces tirandamycinicus genome:
- the trxB gene encoding thioredoxin-disulfide reductase, with protein sequence MSDVRNVIIIGSGPAGYTAALYTARASLNPLVFEGAVTAGGALMNTTDVENFPGFRDGIMGPDLMDNMRAQAERFGAELVPDDVVAVDLAGEIKTVTDTAGTVHRAKAIIVATGSQHRKLGLPNEDTLSGRGVSWCATCDGFFFKDQDIAVVGGGDTAMEEATFLSRFARSVTVVHRRDSLRASKAMQERAFADPKIKFAWDSEVAAIHGDQKLTGLTLRNTKTCESSELAVTGLFIAVGHDPRTELFKGQLELDEEGYLKVDAPSTRTSLAGVFGAGDVVDHTYRQAITAAGTGCSAALDAERFLAALADEEKSAAAAV encoded by the coding sequence GTGAGCGACGTCCGTAACGTGATCATCATCGGCTCCGGGCCGGCCGGCTACACGGCCGCGCTGTACACCGCGCGCGCGTCGCTGAACCCGCTGGTGTTCGAGGGCGCCGTCACCGCTGGTGGCGCCCTGATGAACACCACCGACGTGGAGAACTTCCCCGGCTTCCGCGACGGGATCATGGGCCCGGATCTCATGGACAATATGCGGGCGCAGGCGGAGCGGTTCGGCGCCGAACTGGTCCCGGACGATGTCGTCGCCGTCGATCTGGCCGGAGAGATCAAGACGGTCACGGACACGGCGGGCACAGTGCACCGCGCCAAGGCGATCATCGTCGCCACCGGCTCGCAGCACCGGAAGCTCGGTCTGCCGAACGAGGACACCCTCTCGGGGCGCGGCGTCTCGTGGTGCGCCACCTGTGACGGCTTCTTCTTCAAGGACCAGGACATCGCGGTCGTCGGCGGCGGTGACACCGCCATGGAGGAAGCCACCTTCCTCTCCCGCTTCGCCAGGTCCGTCACCGTCGTCCATCGCCGCGACAGCCTCCGTGCCTCCAAGGCCATGCAGGAGCGCGCCTTCGCCGACCCGAAGATCAAGTTCGCATGGGACAGCGAGGTCGCCGCGATCCACGGGGACCAGAAGCTCACCGGCCTGACCCTGCGAAACACCAAGACCTGCGAGAGCAGCGAGCTGGCCGTCACCGGACTGTTCATCGCCGTCGGCCACGACCCGCGCACCGAGCTGTTCAAGGGCCAGCTGGAGCTGGACGAGGAGGGCTACCTGAAGGTGGACGCTCCGTCGACGCGCACCAGCCTCGCCGGCGTCTTCGGTGCCGGTGATGTCGTCGACCACACATACCGGCAGGCCATCACCGCTGCCGGCACCGGATGCTCCGCCGCCCTGGACGCCGAGCGCTTCCTCGCCGCCCTCGCGGATGAGGAGAAGTCCGCAGCAGCGGCCGTCTGA
- the rsmG gene encoding 16S rRNA (guanine(527)-N(7))-methyltransferase RsmG, with translation MTEAAELPQAPEEARTVFGEFFPEAVRYAELLADAGVKRGLIGPREVPRLWERHLLNCAVLSEVVPEQVTVCDVGSGAGLPGIPLALVRPDLKITLLEPLLRRTNFLQEVVELLGLDHVTVVRGRAEEMLGTLPAVHVVTARAVAPLDRLAGWGVPLLRPYGEMLALKGDTAQEELDGARAALSKLGVVETSVLQVGQGIVDPLSTVVRVEVGESPGGVRFAAKRAKAARAGRARRRR, from the coding sequence GTGACGGAGGCAGCAGAGCTTCCCCAGGCGCCAGAAGAGGCGCGGACGGTGTTCGGTGAGTTCTTCCCCGAGGCGGTCAGGTACGCGGAGCTGCTCGCGGATGCGGGAGTCAAGCGCGGTCTGATCGGCCCTCGTGAGGTGCCGCGGTTGTGGGAGCGGCATCTGTTGAACTGTGCGGTGCTCTCCGAGGTCGTCCCGGAGCAGGTCACGGTGTGCGATGTGGGTTCCGGCGCCGGACTGCCGGGGATTCCACTGGCTCTTGTCCGGCCCGATCTCAAGATCACCCTGCTGGAGCCGCTTCTGCGTCGGACGAACTTTCTCCAGGAAGTCGTGGAGCTGCTGGGTCTGGACCATGTCACGGTGGTGCGCGGCCGGGCCGAGGAGATGCTCGGCACGCTGCCTGCCGTGCATGTGGTCACCGCGCGGGCCGTGGCACCCCTGGACCGGCTTGCCGGATGGGGAGTGCCACTGCTTCGCCCCTATGGGGAGATGCTCGCTCTCAAGGGCGACACCGCCCAGGAGGAGCTCGACGGGGCCCGGGCGGCTCTGAGCAAGCTCGGTGTGGTGGAGACCTCGGTGCTCCAGGTCGGACAGGGAATCGTCGACCCCTTGTCCACCGTGGTGCGCGTGGAGGTCGGGGAGAGCCCCGGCGGGGTGCGATTCGCTGCCAAGAGGGCCAAGGCTGCCCGGGCCGGTCGCGCCCGCCGTCGTCGCTAG
- a CDS encoding ParA family protein produces the protein MAGSLHREPEVEESESLRSDANIAGPMTDPVPGPRTESAGEDVSRETPPPMDDTPIGRAAQLAVEALGRAGEGLPRPEKTRVIVVANQKGGVGKTTTTVNLAASLALHGARVLVVDLDPQGNASTALGIDHHAEVPSIYDVLVESKPLSDVVQPVPDVEGLFCAPATIDLAGAEIELVSLVARESRLQRAIQAYEQPLDYILIDCPPSLGLLTVNALVAGAEVLIPIQCEYYALEGLGQLLRNVDLVRGHLNPALHVSTILLTMYDGRTRLASQVAEEVRSHFGDEVLRTSIPRSVRISEAPSYGQTVLTYDPGSSGSLSYLEAAREIALRGVGIHYEAHPAHALSQNSQQSVSEGIQ, from the coding sequence ATGGCAGGCTCTCTTCATCGCGAGCCTGAAGTCGAGGAGAGTGAATCCTTGCGGTCCGACGCCAACATCGCGGGGCCGATGACCGATCCGGTCCCTGGTCCCCGTACCGAGTCCGCGGGGGAGGATGTTTCACGTGAAACACCGCCGCCGATGGACGACACCCCCATTGGACGTGCTGCCCAACTGGCGGTGGAGGCTCTGGGCCGTGCCGGTGAGGGTCTTCCCCGACCTGAGAAGACGCGTGTCATCGTCGTCGCCAACCAGAAGGGCGGGGTGGGCAAGACGACGACAACCGTCAACCTTGCTGCCTCGCTGGCCCTGCATGGGGCGCGCGTCCTGGTGGTCGATCTTGATCCACAGGGGAATGCGTCCACGGCCCTCGGTATCGACCATCATGCCGAAGTGCCCTCGATCTACGACGTCCTTGTGGAGAGCAAGCCGCTCTCCGATGTGGTCCAGCCGGTCCCGGACGTCGAAGGGCTCTTCTGCGCCCCGGCCACCATCGATCTCGCCGGCGCGGAGATCGAGCTGGTGTCTCTGGTGGCACGGGAGAGCAGACTGCAGCGAGCGATCCAGGCGTATGAGCAGCCGCTGGACTACATCCTGATCGACTGTCCGCCGTCGCTCGGTCTGCTGACGGTCAATGCGCTTGTGGCGGGTGCCGAGGTGCTCATTCCCATCCAGTGCGAGTACTACGCGCTGGAGGGACTGGGGCAGCTCCTGCGGAACGTCGACCTGGTACGCGGACACCTCAACCCCGCGCTCCATGTCTCGACGATCCTGCTCACCATGTACGACGGTCGCACCCGGCTCGCGTCCCAGGTTGCGGAGGAGGTGCGCAGCCACTTCGGGGACGAGGTACTGCGAACGAGCATTCCGCGGTCCGTCCGAATCTCCGAGGCGCCCAGCTATGGGCAGACCGTCCTCACCTACGACCCGGGTTCCAGCGGCTCACTGTCGTATCTTGAGGCTGCCCGTGAGATCGCGCTGCGCGGTGTGGGGATTCACTATGAGGCCCATCCCGCACATGCGCTCAGCCAGAACAGCCAGCAGAGTGTTTCGGAGGGGATCCAGTGA
- a CDS encoding ParB/RepB/Spo0J family partition protein: MSERRRGLGRGLGALIPAAPQEKSGPSDASSGSPVLTTERGVAAAKVATLPAGPRTPEQRVAEPEPEIVAEPTSPAGAHFAEVPLDAITPNPRQPREVFDEDALAELVTSIREVGLLQPVVVRQLGPERYELIMGERRWRACREAGLERIPAIVRATDDEKLLLDALLENLHRAQLNPLEEAAAYDQLLKDFNCTHDQLADRIGRSRPQVSNTLRLLRLSPPVQRRVAAGVLSAGHARALLSVEDSEEQDRLAHRIVAEGLSVRAVEEIVTLLASRPTSAPKSKGPRAGTRLSPALTDLASRLSDRFETRVKVDLGQKKGKIVVEFASIEDLDRILGTLAPGEGRVMEKESSEEDEQV, encoded by the coding sequence GTGAGCGAGCGACGTAGAGGTCTGGGGCGTGGGCTCGGTGCACTGATCCCGGCAGCTCCGCAGGAGAAGTCGGGCCCTTCCGACGCCTCATCCGGATCCCCGGTTCTGACCACGGAGCGCGGTGTGGCCGCCGCGAAGGTTGCGACGCTTCCCGCTGGGCCCCGCACGCCCGAGCAGCGTGTGGCAGAACCGGAGCCGGAGATTGTTGCTGAGCCGACGTCGCCGGCCGGTGCGCACTTCGCCGAGGTGCCGCTGGATGCCATCACCCCCAACCCCCGGCAACCGCGTGAGGTTTTCGACGAGGACGCGCTGGCGGAGTTGGTGACCTCCATCAGGGAGGTGGGGCTTCTCCAGCCGGTCGTCGTGCGGCAACTGGGCCCGGAGCGGTACGAGCTCATCATGGGGGAGCGCCGTTGGCGAGCCTGCCGGGAGGCGGGCCTTGAGCGCATCCCCGCGATCGTGCGTGCCACCGACGACGAGAAGCTTCTTCTGGACGCGCTCCTGGAGAACCTTCACCGGGCCCAGCTGAATCCACTGGAAGAGGCAGCTGCCTACGACCAGTTGCTCAAGGACTTCAACTGCACCCACGACCAACTGGCCGACCGGATCGGACGCTCACGGCCTCAGGTGTCCAACACGCTGCGTCTGCTCCGTCTCTCTCCTCCGGTGCAGCGCCGGGTGGCGGCCGGTGTGCTGTCCGCCGGTCACGCCAGAGCTCTGCTCTCGGTGGAGGATTCCGAGGAGCAGGACAGGCTGGCTCACCGCATCGTGGCGGAGGGCCTCTCGGTGCGAGCGGTGGAAGAGATCGTGACCCTGCTGGCGTCACGTCCGACGAGCGCACCGAAGTCCAAGGGGCCTCGAGCCGGCACTCGGCTGTCCCCCGCGCTCACGGATCTTGCATCCCGGCTCTCCGACCGCTTCGAGACCCGGGTAAAGGTCGACCTCGGCCAGAAGAAGGGCAAGATCGTCGTCGAGTTCGCCTCGATAGAGGATCTCGACCGCATCCTCGGCACGCTCGCCCCGGGTGAGGGGCGGGTCATGGAGAAGGAATCCTCCGAGGAGGACGAGCAGGTCTGA
- the trxA gene encoding thioredoxin, which translates to MALKTVTDATFEEEVLKSDKPVLVDFWAEWCGPCRQIAPSLEAIAAEHGEKLEVVKLNIDENPATAAKYGVMSIPTLNVYQNGEVAQTIVGAKPKAMLVRELDAFLSDEVAKS; encoded by the coding sequence GTGGCCCTCAAGACCGTGACCGATGCGACCTTCGAAGAGGAAGTCCTCAAGAGCGACAAGCCTGTGCTGGTCGACTTCTGGGCCGAGTGGTGCGGTCCGTGCCGCCAGATCGCCCCTTCTCTGGAGGCCATCGCCGCCGAGCACGGCGAGAAGCTCGAGGTCGTCAAGCTCAACATCGACGAGAACCCGGCCACGGCCGCGAAGTACGGCGTCATGTCCATCCCGACGCTGAACGTCTACCAGAACGGCGAGGTCGCCCAGACCATCGTCGGCGCCAAGCCGAAGGCCATGCTCGTCCGTGAGCTCGACGCCTTCCTCAGCGACGAGGTCGCCAAGTCCTGA
- the sigM gene encoding RNA polymerase sigma factor SigM — MDNATLGDASDQELLDRHVAGNPDAFGELVRRHRDRLWAVALRTLGDREEAADAVQDAFVSAFRAAHTFRGQSAVTTWLHRITVNACLDRARKAASRRTSPVDDTERLEQLLEPHESAEAPAERQDLHRELLAALATLPVDQRAALVLVDMQGYPVAEAARVLDIPTGTVKSRCARGRARLVPLLTHLRRETRDKRDPAGGRNRTPGGSVPPATGERDPGPNGPAAVKGGGGRT, encoded by the coding sequence TTGGACAACGCCACGCTCGGCGACGCGAGCGACCAGGAACTCCTGGATCGGCACGTCGCCGGGAATCCGGACGCCTTCGGTGAGCTGGTGCGCCGCCACCGTGACCGGCTCTGGGCAGTGGCCCTGCGCACGCTGGGTGACCGGGAGGAAGCCGCGGACGCGGTGCAGGACGCCTTCGTCTCCGCTTTCCGTGCCGCCCACACGTTCAGGGGGCAGTCCGCCGTGACGACCTGGCTCCACCGCATCACCGTCAATGCCTGTCTCGACCGAGCCCGCAAGGCCGCGTCCCGCAGGACCTCGCCGGTGGACGACACCGAGCGGCTGGAGCAGCTCCTCGAGCCCCATGAGTCCGCCGAGGCTCCCGCAGAGCGCCAGGACCTCCACCGTGAGCTCCTGGCTGCGCTCGCGACGCTGCCGGTCGACCAGAGAGCGGCTCTGGTGCTCGTCGACATGCAGGGCTACCCGGTCGCTGAGGCGGCTCGTGTGCTGGACATCCCGACCGGAACCGTGAAGAGCAGGTGCGCACGCGGCCGGGCCCGCCTGGTTCCTCTGCTGACGCATCTCCGCCGTGAAACGAGGGATAAGCGCGACCCCGCAGGGGGAAGGAACCGGACGCCTGGGGGATCCGTCCCACCGGCGACCGGAGAAAGGGACCCAGGGCCGAATGGTCCTGCTGCTGTGAAGGGCGGAGGTGGACGCACGTGA
- a CDS encoding GNAT family N-acetyltransferase: MGRRLVPLTLDNLSDLPKRCRACVFWELDPVSGEAAVRAGKPELEKEAWISAVLLEWGSCGRVVYVDDVPVGFVLYAPPAYVPRSTAFPTSPVSPDAVQLMTAWITPGYQGQGLGRVMVQTVAKDLLRRGFKAIEAFGDARWTEPACVLPADHLLAVGFKTVRPHPTHPRLRLELRTTLSWKEDVELALDRLLGAVQKEPALRPL; this comes from the coding sequence ATGGGACGTCGGCTCGTACCGCTCACGCTGGACAACCTTTCAGACCTCCCCAAGCGCTGCCGGGCCTGTGTCTTCTGGGAGCTTGATCCAGTCAGCGGAGAAGCAGCAGTAAGGGCGGGCAAGCCAGAGCTTGAGAAGGAGGCCTGGATCTCGGCCGTCCTGCTCGAGTGGGGATCGTGCGGCCGCGTCGTCTACGTCGACGATGTTCCCGTCGGCTTTGTGCTCTACGCGCCGCCCGCGTATGTACCCCGCTCGACCGCCTTCCCCACCAGCCCGGTGTCCCCCGATGCCGTACAGCTGATGACTGCCTGGATCACCCCCGGATACCAGGGGCAGGGGCTGGGGCGAGTCATGGTGCAGACCGTCGCCAAGGATTTGCTGCGTCGAGGGTTCAAGGCGATCGAGGCGTTCGGCGACGCACGGTGGACCGAGCCGGCCTGTGTGCTGCCGGCCGACCATCTTCTTGCGGTGGGCTTCAAGACGGTCCGCCCGCACCCCACCCATCCCCGGCTGAGACTGGAGCTGCGCACGACGCTCTCCTGGAAGGAAGATGTGGAGCTTGCCCTTGACCGGCTTCTGGGCGCGGTACAGAAGGAGCCCGCTCTCCGGCCGTTGTAA